In Lotus japonicus ecotype B-129 chromosome 5, LjGifu_v1.2, one genomic interval encodes:
- the LOC130720284 gene encoding BTB/POZ domain-containing protein At5g03250-like codes for MNENYGEGNLISLTENFLNEVLSSWSDSIKALLTCEQVKSYAEELRIVSRCIDSLTMKACSDPNMFNRHDCSHSQSPAADPALCNGISPDAKSQLQGDDWWYEDLSFFSLPIYKRLILSIEAKGMKPENVAASLLHYVRKFIPYMNKQSSFNDKSNVSRASTPSRTSEANHKALLEEIVGLLPNKKGVIPSKYLVRLLRTAIILHASPSCIENLEKRIGAQLDQVELVDLLIPNMGYSVETLYDIECIQRITDHFMSIYLATTASTTPCVIEERPLITGADALTPMTMVANLVDAYLAEVALDVNLKLPKFQSLASAIPDYARPLDDGLYHAIDVYLKAHPWLIDSEREQFCRLLNCQKLSLEASTHAAQNERLPLRVIVQVLFFEQLRLRTSISSWLFVSDNLENTQNPSGQIDPAQGGENLRDRVSELEKECSSIRNELKKLIKTKRSWTIFPRFLFRKKS; via the exons ATGAATGAAAATTACGGCGAAGGGAATCTAATTTCCCTCACAGAGAATTTCCTGAATGAAGTTCTCAGTAGCTGGTCAGACTCCATAAAAGCTCTTCTAACATGTGAGCAAGTTAAGTCCTATGCAGAGGAACTTCGCATTGTTTCAAGATGCATCGATTCCTTGACAATGAAGGCATGTTCTGACCCAAACATGTTCAATAGACACGATTGCTCGCACTCGCAGAGCCCTGCAGCTGACCCTGCCTTATGTAATGGAATATCTCCAGATGCGAAATCGCAGCTGCAAGGTGATGATTGGTGGTATGAGGATTTATCCTTCTTTAGCTTACCTATCTATAAAAGGCTTATTTTGTCCATTGAAGCTAAAGGTATGAAACCTGAGAATGTTGCTGCATCCCTCTTACATTATGTTAGAAAGTTCATCCCATACATGAATAAGCAATCAAGCTTCAATGACAAAAGTAATGTGAGCCGAGCATCAACCCCAAGTAGAACTTCTGAAGCAAATCATAAGGCATtgttagaagaaattgtgggTTTGCTTCCTAACAAGAAAGGGGTGATACCCTCCAAGTATCTGGTTAGGTTGCTCCGAACCGCAATTATACTACATGCAAGTCCTTCTTGCATAGAAAATCTTGAGAAGAGGATTGGAGCACAACTTGACCAAGTTGAGCTTGTGGATCTTCTAATCCCAAACATGGGGTACTCGGTTGAGACACTCTATGATATAGAATGCATTCAGAGGATCACTGATCATTTTATGTCCATATACCTTGCAACAACTGCATCAACCACTCCATGTGTAATTGAAGAGAGGCCTTTGATCACTGGAGCTGATGCACTCACACCTATGACAATGGTGGCGAATTTGGTTGATGCTTATCTTGCTGAGGTGGCTCTAGATGTTAATTTGAAGTTGCCAAAGTTCCAGTCACTTGCTTCTGCAATTCCAGATTATGCTAGGCCACTGGATGATGGTTTGTATCATGCAATAGATGTGTACCTGAAG GCACATCCTTGGCTCATAGATTCTGAGAGGGAGCAATTCTGCAGACTCCTGAACTGCCAAAAGCTCTCATTGGAAGCAAGCACTCATGCAGCACAAAATGAAAGATTACCACTCCGAGTGATTGTGCAGGTCCTGTTTTTCGAACAGCTTCGCCTCCGAACATCAATTTCTAGCTGGTTGTTTGTTTCAGACAATCTTGAGAACACACAAAATCCCAGTGGTCAAATAGACCCTGCACAAGGTGGTGAAAACTTGAGGGATCGTGTCTCAGAGCTAGAGAAGGAATGTTCAAGCATCAGGAATGAGCTGAAGAAGCTGATTAAAACAAAGAGAAGTTGGACCATTTTCCCAAGATTCTTGTTTAGGAAAAAATCATAG
- the LOC130720344 gene encoding auxin response factor 18-like: MITFMDSKEKSEEVDRCLDPQLWHACAGGMVQMPRVNTKVYYFPQGHAEHACEPVNFRNCPKFPPLVPCRVDSIKYMADPETDEVYAKIRLVPLNGNDAGCDSDVVGGNGNDIINGCETQEKPLSFAKTLTQSDANNGGGFSVPRYCAETIFPRLDFSADPPVQNILVKDVHGETWKFRHIYRGTPRRHLLTTGWSSFVNHKKLVAGDSIVFLRAENGDLCVGIRRAKKGGSEPERGGSSGWNPEDPYGNRILRNSNNSNVLNPSENMLGTVKVRAEAVIEAANLAANKEPFEVAYYPRGSTPEFCVKTSLVESAMQIRWCSGMRFKMAFETEDSSRISWFMGIVSSVQVADPLLWPNSPWRLLQVTWDEPDLLQNVTRVSPWLVELVANIPPINLSPFLPARKKMRLSQHPDFPFDGHIPVPTFPLGPRSPFGCLPESTPAGMQGARHAHYGLTLSDHHHLNKVHSGLFPAGFPLLNHSAAPPSVSSYLISQKSGMTSENVSCLLSMAGSTKSSNSKKQDDEKRPQLVLFGKTISPSSRFGGHYEVLMESEDVGQTIDLSLHV; encoded by the exons ATGATTACTTTCATGGACTCAAAGGAGAAATCAGAGGAAGTGGATAGGTGTTTGGATCCTCAGCTATGGCATGCTTGTGCTGGTGGAATGGTACAGATGCCAAGGGTGAACACTAAAGTTTATTACTTTCCTCAGGGTCATGCTGAACATGCATGTGAACCTGTTAATTTCAGGAATTGCCCAAAGTTTCCACCTTTGGTTCCATGCAGGGTGGATTCTATCAAATACATGGCTGATCCTGAAACAGATGAGGTTTATGCAAAAATCAGGCTTGTTCCTTTGAATGGAAATGATGCTGGTTGTGACAGTGATGTTGTTGGTGGAAATGGAAATGACATCATCAATGGGTGTGAAACTCAGGAAAAACCTCTTTCATTTGCAAAGACATTGACCCAATCTGATGCTAACAATGGGGGAGGGTTTTCTGTTCCTAGGTACTGTGCAGAGACAATTTTCCCTCGTTTGGACTTTTCAGCAGACCCTCCTGTTCAGAACATTCTTGTGAAAGATGTTCACGGCGAGACGTGGAAGTTCAGGCATATTTATAGGGGCACGCCGAGGCGGCATTTGCTCACTACCGGGTGGAGTAGTTTTGTGAATCATAAGAAGCTTGTTGCAGGAGATTCCATTGTGTTTCTGAGAGCAGAGAATGGGGATCTCTGTGTTGGGATTCGACGAGCGAAAAAAGGCGGTAGTGAACCTGAGCGTGGTGGTTCCTCTGGGTGGAATCCTGAAGATCCTTATGGTAACAGAATCCTGAGAAATAGTAATAATAGCAATGTGTTGAACCCTAGTGAGAATATGTTGGGGACAGTGAAGGTGAGGGCTGAAGCGGTTATTGAAGCTGCCAATCTCGCTGCAAATAAGGAACCTTTTGAGGTTGCTTACTACCCTAGGGGAAGTACTCCAGAGTTTTGTGTGAAGACCTCTTTGGTTGAATCAGCAATGCAGATTAGGTGGTGTTCTGGGATGAGGTTCAAGATGGCCTTCGAAACCGAGGATTCTTCGCGGATAAGTTGGTTTATGGGGATCGTATCTTCGGTTCAGGTTGCCGATCCACTTCTCTGGCCTAACTCACCTTGGAGGCTTCTCCAG GTTACATGGGATGAACCAGATTTACTTCAAAATGTGACAAGGGTGAGTCCATGGTTGGTTGAATTGGTAGCAAACATTCCTCCCATAAACCTTTCCCCTTTCTTACCGGCGCGGAAGAAGATGAGATTGTCTCAACACCCAGACTTCCCCTTTGACGGCCACATTCCTGTGCCGACATTTCCTCTAGGTCCCCGCAGCCCATTTGGTTGTCTACCCGAAAGCACTCCTGCTGGCATGCAGGGAGCCAGGCATGCTCATTATGGTCTAACCTTATCAGATCATCACCACCTCAATAAAGTGCACTCAGGTCTATTTCCGGCTGGTTTTCCGCTGCTCAATCACTCTGCTGCACCACCAAGTGTCTCCAGCTACCTAATATCGCAAAAGTCCGGCATGACTAGTGAGAATGTCTCTTGCTTGCTGTCCATGGCAGGTTCTACCAAGTCTTCAAATTCAAAGAAACAGGATGATGAAAAGAGACCCCAGCTTGTGCTTTTCGGCAAAACAATTTCACCGAGTAGCAGATTTGGAGGTCACTATGAAGTTCTTATGGAATCAGAAGATGTTGGTCAGACAATTGACCTCTCATTACATGTATGA
- the LOC130721262 gene encoding cytokinin riboside 5'-monophosphate phosphoribohydrolase LOG3-like, which produces METTHSSEMRVVSKFKRVCVFCGSSPGKKRSYQDAAIELGNELVSRNIDLVYGGGSIGLMGLVSQAVHDGGRHVIGVIPKTLMPRELTGETVGEVKAVADMHQRKAEMAKHSDAFIALPGGYGTLEELLEVITWAQLGIHDKPVGLVDVDGYFNSLLSFIDKAVEEGFISPNARDIIVSAPTAKELVKKLEDYVPCHEGDALKLSWQMEQQLAYPEEFDISR; this is translated from the exons ATGGAGACAACACACAGTAGTGAGATGAGGGTGGTGTCCAAGTTCAAGAGGGTTTGTGTGTTCTGTGGGAGTAGCCCTGGCAAGAAGAGAAGCTACCAAGATGCTGCCATTGAACTTGGCAACGAGTTG GTGTCAAGGAACATTGATTTGGTCTATGGAGGAGGAAGCATTGGTCTAATGGGATTGGTTTCTCAAGCAGTTCATGATGGTGGTCGGCATGTCATTGG AGTTATTCCCAAGACGCTCATGCCTCGAGAG CTAACTGGTGAAACAGTGGGAGAAGTAAAGGCTGTAGCAGATATGCACCAAAGGAAAGCAGAGATGGCTAAGCATTCAGATGCCTTTATTGCCTTACCAG GTGGTTATGGCACTCTAGAGGAGCTTCTTGAAGTCATAACATGGGCTCAACTTGGAATTCATGACAAACCG GTGGGGTTAGTAGATGTTGATGGATACTTTAATTCGTTGCTGTCATTTATAGACAAAGCTGTGGAAGAGGGATTTATTAGTCCAAACGCCCGCGACATAATTGTATCAGCGCCTACAGCGAAAGAATTAGTGAAGAAACTGGAG GATTACGTTCCCTGTCATGAAGGCGATGCTCTCAAGTTGAGctggcagatggaacaacagctTGCTTATCCTGAAGAGTTTGACATCTCAAGGTAG
- the LOC130718889 gene encoding probable polyol transporter 3: MSMEEKKIENGSGDFGDSHKRLNMYACASVVAASVIFALYGYVMAVMTGVLLFIKEDLQLSDLQVQFSVGLLHMSALPACMTAGRIADYIGRRYTIILTAIIFLVGSVLMGYGPSYPILMIGLSISGIGLGFSLIVAPVYCAEISPPSHRGFLTSFLEVSTNAGIALGYVSNYFFGKLSIRLGWRLMLVVHAVPSLALVALMLNWVESPRWLVMQGRVGEARKVLLLVSNTKEEAEQRLKEIKVAVGIDEKCTQDIVQVPNRTRNGGGAFREMFCKPTPPVRRILIAAVGVHAFQQLSGVGAILLYCPRIFETIGVTDQSKMLLATVGMGLSKLVFAVMSVFLLDRVGRRLLLLISSGVMAVSLLGLGSVLTLVENSNRENLGWALGFAIVATYTYVAFMTIGSGPVTWVYSSEILPLRLRAQGLSICVAVNRIIDMTMATSFISIYKMMTMGGTFFMLAGINVVAWSFYYFFLPETKGRSLEDMETIFGKRFKPNCNNGA; this comes from the exons atgtcgatggaagaaaagaaaatagaaaatggaagtgGTGATTTTGGGGATAGTCATAAGAGGCTCAACATGTATGCTTGTGCCTCTGTGGTAGCTGCCTCCGTTATCTTTGCTCTATATGGATATG TTATGGCAGTGATGACCGGAGTTCTATTATTCATAAAAGAAGATCTTCAACTCAGTGACCTACAAGTGCAGTTCTCCGTGGGCCTGTTACACATGTCTGCACTCCCGGCATGCATGACGGCCGGAAGAATCGCCGATTACATCGGCCGCCGCTACACCATCATTCTAACAGCCATCATCTTCTTGGTGGGTTCAGTTCTAATGGGCTATGGCCCATCCTACCCAATCTTAATGATTGGACTCAGCATTTCAGGGATAGGACTTGGTTTCTCACTGATTGTAGCACCAGTTTACTGTGCTGAGATTTCACCTCCTTCTCATAGAGGCTTCCTCACTTCATTCCTTGAAGTTTCCACAAATGCCGGGATCGCGCTTGGTTATGTCTCAAACTATTTCTTTGGAAAATTGTCAATAAGACTAGGATGGAGACTAATGTTGGTTGTACATGCAGTTCCATCACTTGCATTGGTTGCTCTCATGTTGAATTGGGTAGAGTCACCAAGGTGGTTGGTCATGCAAGGACGTGTAGGTGAAGCTAGGAAAGTGCTTTTACTAGTGTCAAATACAAAGGAAGAAGCTGAGCAACGTTTGAAGGAAATAAAAGTAGCTGTTGGGATTGATGAAAAATGCACACAGGACATTGTTCAAGTTCCTAACAGAACTCGCAATGGTGGAGGAGCTTTCAGGGAAATGTTCTGCAAACCTACACCTCCTGTTCGTAGGATACTAATTGCGGCTGTTGGAGTTCATGCGTTCCAGCAACTCAGTGGTGTCGGCGCGATCTTGTTATATTGTCCAAGAATCTTTGAGACAATAGGAGTCACTGATCAGAGCAAGATGTTGCTTGCTACAGTTGGAATGGGGCTCAGCAAACTTGTTTTTGCAGTCATGTCAGTTTTCTTGTTGGACAGAGTTGGGAggaggttgttgttgttgataagCTCAGGAGTTATGGCTGTGTCCCTTTTAGGATTGGGTAGTGTCTTGACCTTGGTGGAGAACTCTAATAGGGAAAATCTTGGTTGGGCACTAGGGTTTGCCATTGTTGCTACCTACACCTATGTGGCTTTTATGACTATTGGAAGTGGGCCTGTGACATGGGTTTATAGCTCTGAGATATTGCCCTTGAGGTTGAGAGCACAAGGTCTTTCTATCTGTGTGGCTGTGAACAGAATTATAGACATGACAATGGCTACTAGTTTCATTTCAATTTATAAAATGATGACCATGGGTGGAACTTTCTTTATGCTTGCTGGTATCAATGTTGTAGCTTGGAGTTTCTACTATTTCTTCTTGCCTGAAACTAAAGGAAGATCATTAGAAGACATGGAAACTATCTTTGGAAAACGTTTCAAGCCTAATTGCAACAATGGAGCCTAG